In Paenibacillus hexagrammi, the following are encoded in one genomic region:
- a CDS encoding 4'-phosphopantetheinyl transferase family protein, with protein MTTRITVLKLPVSLDPQYLEMLLQKASAEKLNKIKKFHKTPDSYRSLLGDLLVRAIVSTEYNLPNEQIHFGYHPYGKPYLLYQPHFSFNLSHSGDWIALIWNTTGSVIGVDVEQIGTAHINIAKQFFCRDEYMDLLNKDGIEQTEYFFKLWTLKESYMKARGMGLSIPMNSFSFKHSKENFWFSPQADDYYFYSCHLDAMHLLAACTQEDDLSRQIVEVPLAFIHCLW; from the coding sequence ATGACGACGCGAATTACGGTATTAAAGTTACCTGTTTCTTTGGATCCTCAATACTTGGAAATGCTTCTCCAAAAAGCAAGTGCAGAGAAACTGAATAAAATCAAAAAATTTCATAAGACTCCCGATTCCTATCGTTCGTTATTGGGAGACTTGCTTGTTAGGGCTATTGTATCTACGGAGTACAATCTGCCTAATGAACAGATCCACTTTGGCTATCATCCGTATGGGAAGCCCTATCTTCTTTATCAACCGCATTTCTCTTTTAATCTTTCGCATTCCGGCGATTGGATTGCCCTGATTTGGAATACAACGGGTTCAGTAATCGGAGTGGATGTTGAGCAGATAGGGACGGCCCATATAAATATTGCGAAACAATTTTTTTGCCGTGATGAATATATGGATTTATTAAACAAGGATGGGATCGAACAAACGGAGTATTTTTTCAAACTCTGGACCTTAAAAGAAAGTTATATGAAAGCAAGGGGGATGGGCTTATCCATCCCTATGAATTCATTCTCCTTTAAGCACAGCAAAGAAAACTTCTGGTTCTCACCTCAGGCTGATGACTATTATTTTTACAGCTGTCACTTGGATGCAATGCATCTTCTTGCTGCTTGTACCCAAGAAGATGATCTGTCCCGCCAGATTGTTGAAGTTCCGCTAGCATTTATTCATTGTCTTTGGTAA
- the loaP gene encoding antiterminator LoaP, protein MFFLIYETCLWRNTIEVIILAWYVIFVQSGREFTVKSYISKYFDSSRVRCMIPRRKVPEKKSGETHNVIKTLYPGYVFVQTTSITFSIYYQLCKAPYIYKFLNYLNPRDKQISEGSHMNQSNPDSTECPKLRFDDPIDEALYFQRVSDEEMSTVLNLLNHDDVIDYSKIYVDGTKVHVVSGPLTGKEGIIKKIDKHKKRAKILLNMVNTTVLVDVGIELINSL, encoded by the coding sequence ATGTTTTTTCTCATCTACGAAACTTGCTTATGGAGAAATACTATCGAGGTGATCATTCTGGCTTGGTATGTTATCTTTGTTCAAAGCGGTAGAGAGTTTACAGTCAAGAGCTACATCAGTAAGTATTTTGATTCCAGCAGGGTACGATGCATGATTCCACGAAGGAAAGTGCCGGAGAAAAAATCAGGTGAAACTCATAATGTCATTAAAACCCTTTATCCTGGGTACGTTTTTGTACAAACGACGTCCATTACTTTTTCCATTTATTATCAATTATGCAAAGCCCCTTACATATACAAATTTTTAAATTACTTAAATCCTCGGGACAAGCAAATATCTGAAGGAAGCCACATGAATCAAAGCAATCCGGACTCTACCGAATGTCCAAAATTGCGGTTCGACGATCCCATTGATGAAGCGCTCTATTTTCAACGAGTTTCGGATGAAGAGATGTCAACCGTTTTAAATTTATTAAATCATGATGATGTAATCGATTATTCAAAAATATACGTTGACGGTACAAAAGTTCACGTTGTATCTGGACCCCTAACAGGCAAAGAAGGAATTATCAAAAAGATCGATAAGCATAAGAAGCGTGCAAAAATATTATTAAACATGGTCAATACTACAGTACTGGTCGATGTAGGCATTGAGTTGATCAATTCTTTATAG